In Candidatus Saccharimonadales bacterium, the genomic window TTATCAGTGGTTCCTGCCAGCGGCCGGGCGCTAGTATCGTACAGCGCATGACAACTTCTGCGTTTGGGAGCGTACCTGTTGTGAGTGCCGTCAGTTTGCACCCGCGGCGGCTTAGTATCTGTAGACACCGGGGCAATACAGTCATGGTGTCTTTTGCCGTAATGACAAGCGTACAAGTCGTGTTGGCCGGCATGTTATGTGCTCCCGATTGGCTTCTCTAGTTTTTTAGCGGGTGCTTCCAGCATCATGTGGGCATACGACCGGCCTGCCGGAATCATAGGGTATATGTTATCCGCCTTTTCAACCTCACACCAGACAACGACCGGCCCGTCGTTATAATCGAGCGCGCTTTGCAACTGTTGTTTTGCGTCACGTGATTGAGCAATGTGAAATGTTTTGATGCCGTAGGCTTGAGCCAAAAGTGCAAAATCCGGATTGCCATGCAGACTGATGCCGCTCTCGCGGTTGTCATAGAACATTTCCTGCCACTGACGCACCATACCAAGACATTTGTTATCGAGTATGATGATTTTGATAGGTAGCTTTAGGTTTGCAGCTGTAGCGAGCTCGTATTCGGTCATCTGGAAGCCGCCATCACCGCTGATACTGATAACCAGCTGGTCCGGCCGGCCGAGCTGGGCGCCCAGTGCCGCCGGCATGCCGAATCCCATTGTGCCAGCGCCGCCAGAACTAAGCCAGTGGCGCGGATGCTTAGTTTTGTAGAACTGTGCGGCCCACATTTGATGCTGGCCGACGTCAGTGCAGACGACCGCCTCGCCATCAGTTAGTTTAGTCAGCGTATTGATAATACACTGCTGCGACAATGTCTGGTCGGAGGCTACAAAGCTTAATGGATAGGCTGCTTTTAGATCGGCAATCCGTGCTAACCAATCAGGGCGTGCCCGTGGTTTAACGAGATTTTCCAGCTGCTCCAGTGCATATTTGGCGTCACAAATAGCGCTGTAGTCGGTGGCGACCATTTTATTTATTTCAGTCGCATCAATATCAATGTGGCAAATTGTGGCCTGGCTGGCAAAGACGGAGGCTTCACCGACAATCCGGTCATCAAACCGCGACCCGATGTTTATAAGACAATCCGTTTCGGTAATTGCAAAATTGGCGTAGGCCGTGCCGTGCATACCAAGCATACCGAGGCTGAGCAGATCAGTTTCGTCGATAGCGCCCTTGCCGAGCAGTGTTGTGACAACTGGTATCTGCTGCTGCTCGGCAAAGCCCCGTAATGCCTTAGCTGCACCCGAGATAAGCACGCCCTGGCCGACCAGTAATAACGGGCGTTTGGCCCGCGACACGGCGTCCGCGATTGATTGCAACCCAGTCGAAACCGACACAGTATCTGCCGGTGCTGCCGACAGTTGCACGACCGTTTTGTCTGCAACTTGGAGTGTCGCTGCCCCGGCCTTATATGGTGCGGAGCTAATATCTTTCGGTATATCTATGACGACCGGTCCGGGTCGTCCGCTGCTTGCAATACTGAAAGCTTCCCTCACAATCTGCGGTATGTCGTCGGCCCCCAAGATCTGATAGCTGTGCTTGACGACCGGCATGCTCAAGTTTATGACATCCGTCTCCTGAAAGGCATCTAGGCCAAGCATGCTGGTTATCTGTTGGCCGCTGATTAGCACCATCGGTACGCTATCCATATGTGCTGTCATCAGACCCGTGATAGCATTGCCAGCTCCCGGTCCGCTGGTGACCAGCACAACGCCGGGTTTGCCGGTAGCACGGGCGTAGCCGTCTGCCATGTGTACGGCGCCTTGTTCATGCCGGCTGGCTATGAGTTTGATACTGGTCTTCGTCGTTACGATGGCATCAAATATCGGTATGACGGCGCCGCCGCTGTAACCAAAAATATACTCGACATCAAGTAGTTCGAGGGTTTTTATAAGCGCCTGTGCGCCGTCGAGTGTCTGCTCTTTGGTTGTCATTTCTGTCGTCTCTTACTAGTGTTTGTCAATTACATGTGTAAATAATATGCACAGCTAGAACGGCTGTCGCAGGGCAATCAATTTCTTTTGATACAATATGCGACATCGGGAATTCCACATCTTCCTCCTTTAATTCTACAGCTAACGCAATATTTGTATAATTATTCTGCATTCAAAAGCTTGACATATCATGGGGTGCATGTAAAATTGCTACCGTGACGAACACATATCAATACATTATTATTTCAGTCTGCGACAAGATGCTTGCCCGCACTGTCTTTGATGATTCATTGGTCTGATTACGCTCACTAAACTAGGAACAAACGTAAGCCGGACCAACCAAAAAGGTCCGGCTTTTTTAAAGGAAATGAATTGCTTATGATGC contains:
- the ilvB gene encoding biosynthetic-type acetolactate synthase large subunit, which gives rise to MTTKEQTLDGAQALIKTLELLDVEYIFGYSGGAVIPIFDAIVTTKTSIKLIASRHEQGAVHMADGYARATGKPGVVLVTSGPGAGNAITGLMTAHMDSVPMVLISGQQITSMLGLDAFQETDVINLSMPVVKHSYQILGADDIPQIVREAFSIASSGRPGPVVIDIPKDISSAPYKAGAATLQVADKTVVQLSAAPADTVSVSTGLQSIADAVSRAKRPLLLVGQGVLISGAAKALRGFAEQQQIPVVTTLLGKGAIDETDLLSLGMLGMHGTAYANFAITETDCLINIGSRFDDRIVGEASVFASQATICHIDIDATEINKMVATDYSAICDAKYALEQLENLVKPRARPDWLARIADLKAAYPLSFVASDQTLSQQCIINTLTKLTDGEAVVCTDVGQHQMWAAQFYKTKHPRHWLSSGGAGTMGFGMPAALGAQLGRPDQLVISISGDGGFQMTEYELATAANLKLPIKIIILDNKCLGMVRQWQEMFYDNRESGISLHGNPDFALLAQAYGIKTFHIAQSRDAKQQLQSALDYNDGPVVVWCEVEKADNIYPMIPAGRSYAHMMLEAPAKKLEKPIGST